The following are from one region of the Variovorax sp. V213 genome:
- a CDS encoding FHA domain-containing protein, translated as MPKMIISIDGFVVGQLALAKDRTTLGRRAYNDIVIDNLAVSGEHAVVHMRDGQVEIEDLNSTNGTYVNALVVQKQALKDNDVIELGGCRIKFRADSHLAEGGGAVHTDATGDFPDSIPLSAAPTESGALVELGAPVLRVLAGPNKGEDVPLQKVVTTIGKPGVAVAVVTRRRQGYVAASVMGGVTLNGAPLGTDAVGLQERDVLELGGATRMQFMRV; from the coding sequence ATGCCGAAAATGATCATTTCGATCGATGGTTTTGTCGTCGGGCAATTGGCTCTCGCCAAAGACCGGACGACGCTGGGCCGACGCGCCTACAACGACATCGTGATCGACAATCTCGCGGTCAGCGGCGAGCATGCCGTGGTGCACATGCGCGACGGCCAAGTCGAAATTGAAGACCTCAACAGCACCAACGGCACCTACGTCAATGCGCTCGTCGTCCAGAAGCAGGCGCTCAAGGACAACGACGTCATCGAACTGGGCGGTTGCCGCATCAAGTTCCGGGCCGACAGCCACCTGGCAGAGGGTGGCGGCGCGGTGCACACCGACGCGACCGGCGACTTTCCGGACTCCATCCCCTTGTCTGCCGCACCGACCGAATCCGGCGCGCTGGTCGAACTCGGCGCGCCGGTGCTGCGCGTTCTTGCCGGTCCGAACAAGGGCGAGGATGTGCCTCTGCAGAAGGTGGTCACCACCATCGGCAAGCCCGGCGTTGCCGTGGCGGTTGTCACGCGCCGACGGCAAGGCTACGTGGCCGCCAGCGTCATGGGCGGGGTCACGCTCAACGGCGCCCCGCTGGGCACCGACGCCGTGGGGTTGCAGGAGCGCGACGTGCTGGAACTCGGCGGCGCCACGCGCATGCAGTTCATGCGGGTCTGA